The genomic stretch CTAGGTGGAACCTGGATCGACCCGTGATGGGTACGGGTTATAGCGCGATCAGTCGGGATGTGCTATTTTTTTCACGGGTCAAGCGGGCCGATTTCTCAAAATTGAAGTTCGGACCCGACACTAGTGCTAAGATGGGTCGGGTTGGGATAGGGGTGTGAGCTGGCCAAAATTCAGCCCAAGTGCTAACTGTAAACTGGGCCCAATCACTTGCCGTTCAATTGTTGGGCTCCTCATTAACTTGCTGGTCTTATTGATTTGTAAGCCATATTTGTAAGAAGGGCCCTATTTACTTGTAATAATAAAACCGTTTTATACGATACGTTAAAAATGATATTGTAATTAATTAACAAGaaaaataacattttttttatatatatatatattctctatgttttaattatttatttattttgattaaatAAGCCTCATAAAGAAattaaaaagtaaacaaatgattaaaacagACGGAGTAGAACACTGCCGAGTATAAATTTTCATCTATTTGTTTAAGATTTTTGAAATTAATGTACTAAATATATGTAGACTATAGAGTATAGATTCACCATCACTAAAAGCAGGAGCAAGCCTATAAATGAAATTTTGAGGTAGCGAATTTTTCGCATGTTATTTTATACTTAATTTGAGCTCTCTTATTTAAGAATTTTTTGGTAGCAAAATCGATAATCTTAACTAATTTTTGTAAATTTGGGATAACGAGTGTTACACTTTGCTACTAGTTAAATTCCCCCGACTAAAAGTGCATACATTTATTACATCACAAATTCATATAAAAATcacattattatttaaaaaaaaaaaaaacaccctcAATCTTTAGGCTTTTAAAATTGGCATCCCAAACAAAAGGAATAAAACCCACTAAGCATAAACACCATAGGTCCATACATGCAACTTTTGGTTAAGAACGATGCAATAGAAGATGATAATGAACAACAAGTCTCTTTTCTTAATTAAGAcgacactatccgtcttaagtATAAAACGGATCAAGGACATATCAATTGTCTATATAAAAATACATAGGAAAAAAGTAATGTATTTGTCTTATATATACAAATGGTATGTTACTGTGTTATTTGACACGTCTTCAATTTAAGACGGATAGTACcgtcttaaatgaaaatttgtaGATAAAGAAATATTGATGTCACATGTCGGTCACGCAATGAGAGAATAATAGAGAACATGATCGTACTTTCTTAGTATTATTATACTGTATTAGATTCGATTTTTGTAATGCAAATCTACACCTGCATGTCCCTTCACGTATGCTAACGGATCGTTTTATACATATTCATGCAAATccgaaacaaatggtctcttATAAAACGGATATTTAATTGGTTTTAAGTTAAAACGAGTTGAGTAACACCTAACTTAGGTCCGTTGTTTAATTTGTAATGCAAATCTACAATTGCATGTCCCTTCACGTATGTTAACTGTAGCCATGTAAATGTTGAATTACATACCATGTAAAGCTTTTTAAAACGATTTTACAATAAAAATATTAGTTTGTAGAAGTGACAGTTTATTGAAGTTATTTTAATTAATGGGATTATTTATGTAAAATATCACTTAATTTTACAATAACACTTCTGTAAAACGCTTTTATACAAGAATTATTGATTACTATAGACTACAGAGTATATAATCATTTGATTTATATTATACATTTTTTAAATTTCATAAAAAATAAGAAAGTAACAACATAAACTGATGACAAAAATGTTGTGTATGGAAGGTGATAAAATATGAAGGATGTTTTCAAAAGTATGCATGTCAAAAAactaataagaaaaatacaaaaataaaactgTAAAAAAAATGCAGCGTATGATAGAGAACAAGATATGAATGATATTTTCAAATATTGTGGAGCCTTGAAGAAATCATTATtgtacacaaaaaaaaaactaaattatTTCACAAGGTGAGTAAACTATTGGTTGACATGTCACTAGCGGAAATAAGTCTAAACAAACAAATACGAAGTACTTTTGTTTTTCGTACATCCCGACAAGTCTTTAATATTAGCAATAAACTCTTAAATTAAAATtcacttttttttctttaatttatagATATAGTTGTTATGAAAACCTAATCTTCTTCTGAACTATTTTATTTTCACGTATAACTAGTTTTAAATCCGTGCAAAAttacacgggtatgtatttgggccagaaTGAATATTTTTtaatgtatatttgtttttgcatttctattgtacgtATCTAATTGGTCTAAATCAACGATGTTCAcaattaatgtttaaatttgttacaaacatctgttcacatgcactggtttataaggaaataacaTAATCTACTATTGTAAACAAAAaatgcatacataaaaaactttacattcggataaaagaaatataatctaataatcaactttaacatatgcaagttattctaaaaattgaaaaatttcatgataCACTATATTAGTAGTCGTAGTAGAAGTACGCATATCTGAGTCACAAATTAAAATTTTCAAGCCTTCTTTTCGGGTGACCCTGGAAAGTGCGACATAAAGCTGGCCATGACTAAACACTGGTCTTGGAAGATAGATCTTTGACACTGAGATAAAGACTGTCCTTGACTCTTGTTTATCGTCATTGCAAAACAAACAGAGATGGGGAATTGTCTTCTACTGAAACGTACCGGAAATCTACTGGTGTCCGATGGAGTAAGTGTTAGTCGAGCAATATGCACTTGTAATTTAAATGAAAATTTTTCTGTTTATTATTTACAAAATATTTGTTATAACAATTGTgaattatttaaaaaaattttattaaaaaaatttaattataatttaaatcacttgtaatttaaatgaaaatttatttgtttattttgtagagtaaaaaaaaaattaaaaatagatTTCACTGCTTGCTGAAGTCTATATTAACTCGGTTTgctatcattgtcacctaccagTTTCGGTGTGCGCGACTGGTAGTTCAGatgccgagttttatattccaagtacaTTTCTCGTCATTAttgatatttttaaaaaaaattctcgTACACTgtatttttaaaaaattatgttttcATTAGATTTACTGTGCAAGGTAAAATTATTCATAACAAAAATACTTGTTATTCATTTTGTAATTCATTCTCGATGTATTTTCGATCCGTATATAAGTGTAATTCTTTcctggaattatgtaattttattgtgtaattttgATTTagtaattatgtaattcaattacGGTAACTCGCTTTTGTAATTAATTCTGCGTAATGTTATTCATTTTATtaacacggaatgtataaaattttatcataaaattaatttgaaGAAGTATTCCGTAAGAtgattttatataatttgttgcGAGACGGATTTAAGCGCATGTTTTGAAAGACGGATATCTTAGTAATTAAATACGTTGCACACacatgggtcccaccataaccaggattttcgaaaaaaaaaaatgtattaatgaCGTGGCGCTCTCTCtgatgagtattgtcttctgaatttatATAGATAAAATTACATTACTCTTCTTAAATTATTTGTATCACATTATACGTATTACACTATATAACAGTCTACAAAAACCATATCGTATAATCGTATATTATTGAAAACCTTAAAATTGGCTTTCCCACACAAGACCCACCCACAAAAACCCAAAGTTACTATTTGGGTTAAGGGGCCAAACCCAAAAGTTGGTCCCCAAAAAACCCCAAAAGATCTCATGTTACTTGTCTCCCTTCTCACAATCATTACCTGCTCCCTCCACCTCCTCCTCCCTTCTCCGCTCTTTTAAACTCATATTTTTTCCGTCTCGATCATTTATTTATGTATTcatatttttctcttttttttactcatttccttattattattcTCCTCATCCCGATAATTTGTTTACTTATgaagtactccctccaattcgctataatgttccctatttcccaaaacggattattcaagtaatgttcccctttccttttttggtaactttttctcttattttattcatttctctctcctataatcaaaccccacacaactcttttactcatattttattacttttcttaatattttggccccacaactccttatttaactcctattaattcatctctctctcctaaCACCAACCCCACATTTGtcctttattattttataatcatCTTTCTTAAGTATTGTGCCATATTGATATGGGAACATTAtgatgaattggagggagtatttccCACTCCTTTCACTATTTATCATTATCTGCatttcaatcatttatttacgtatttGCGTTTAAAAACGGTATTTTAATTGaagttaaacaaataaataagacGGGGGAGATTATTCATttcgtctcctttttatttcccCGAAATAATTCAATTCTCTTCAATTAATTCTCAACTTCCCCCCCTTTTTCTCTTTCATCACTGCAAAAAATTCAATTCAATTGCTTCAATTCTAGGGTTCTTCACTACTTCTATCTACTTGATCAGTCGCATTCCACTTCAATTAACTATACTTGTACTACCATTTGATTGCTTACAGCTTTAATCGATCGATCGATTAATTAATTTCTCAAATGTAGCATCACCAATTAATTTCATTTACGAATCGAAAAAATGAATCCTTTATGCTGCATTGCGCCAGTTTCCGTCGATCGCGACGCTACGCCGCCGACGGCGGCACCAGGAGCCAATGTCGTCGGAAAATCGGCGGAGTTAGGGTTTCCGACGAACAATGTAGGAGTTAATTTAAGCTATTCTAGACATAGTTACTCAGCACAAGTGTCCTCGATTAGTTCGTCATCGATTGATCAGCTTAATCACCACCACGAAGCAGAGGATGTGATCGCGGCGACGACGGCGTCAGCGGCGGCGATGAGTCTTAGTAAGAAGCGTAGTAATAGTAATGGATCAAATGCGGCGACAGCAGAGGCGGCGGCGGTGGCGGGGATAGTTTATAAGTGGGTGAATTACGGAAAAGGGTGGAAATCGAGGTGGTTTGTGTTGGAAGATGGAGTGTTGTCGTATTATAAATTACATGGACCGGATAAAATTGTGATTAGTAACGGAGGCGGCGAAAGTGTTAATGGTGTTGTTAAGATTATTGGGGATGATTCTGTTAAGTATATTAGGAAATATATTTGGGGGAAAAATAGTAGTAATTTTAAtaattttaattataattataatagtaaTGGTAGTAATAATGGTAGTTTTAGTAAGTATAATTATggttataatagtaataataatgttAATGGGAGGATTAGTAGTACTAATTTGTCGGCGAAACAGCAATGGAAGCCTTTTGGTGAAGTTCATTTGAAGGTTTgacctttgttgttgttgtttttgttgttgcagTTAATCTTGTGTAAGGCTGAACAGGTCCAATTCATAAGAACATCATGCCCATATTATCGCGAAAGTAGTTATTAAAGAGCCCGTTTTTACAATATACTTGTGTAAGGCGGTTAGATGTCCAAGTCACAAGAAAATCATGCCCATATTAGTGTAAAAGTAGTTATCAAAGAACCCGTTACACAAGTATTTTGTTGTTAATGctgtgtttttttatttaattattgggAGTTTTTAGAGTTGAATAGTTGATTCTGAGTAGGTAGGATGGGAGTGTGGGTTTGATTGGTGGATTTTATATGATGATTATTTGATTTTGATTGTGTTTAGAGTTGAATGCTTAATTATGGGAAGGGGTCATACTAGAAATGAGCTGGTTTTGTATATGAAATTAGCAAGTTCTTTGATAGTGTGGGAGACTGGTCTTCTTGTTCCTTTTGTGTATTTTCAGTTAAGAAGGTGGTGTTGCATCGACGTGTGGTATTTAATTTTGGTGACCTATTCTTGTGTGATTGCTAGGATGCAACCTATAGAGAAACAGATGCTGGATTCTTTAACCTCATTTTTGGTACTTTGAAATTGGGAACTGTAAAATCATATTCTAGGTTAGCATTCTAGAGCGAACAAGTAAATGGCTGTTAGTTGGGGCACTTGATCGATTAAACTTGTAAGTGGAATTGTAGTGGCTTATGTAGCTTCGTTCAGATCTTCTTGATCTTTATCGCCTATAGGATTGGGGAGAAATAGGTGTATTATGCCATCTTATTTCTAATCATTTGAGATCAGTCCATTTAATATTTGTCGTACACTCGTACTTAGATGAAAATATCGAACAATTTATCTGATTGTTGTGCAATGACATGTTCCAACTTTACATCGATTCCATTATATGTCCAGTGTGCTAAATTTTTATTAAATTCCAATGAAATGTCAACATGAATTAGTGTCAGTATTGATTATAATTAATTTTAAGAGTTGTCTGCTTGAACAAGATGTAAATTCTAGGCATTGTATAACAATTATTCATCACATTTTGAAATAAGAGGAGGAAAATGATTTGGTTTTTGTGGAGATGGTTTGGACTTTGAGATTGTTATTATGCTTCCTAAAGAGGCTTAGTTTTGTATATCATGCATTGCAGGTTTCTTCTGTTCGTGCTAGCAAATCAGACGATAAAAGGCTGAGCATCTTTACTGGGACAAAGACTCTTCACTTGCGTTGCGTCTCCAAAGAAGATAGGGCAGCGTGGATTGAAGCATTGTTAGCAGCCAAAGATCTCTTTCCAAGGGCATTGTCGAACAATGAATTCGCTCCTAAAGACATTGTTGTCTCAACAGAGCAATTACGCCGAAGAATGTTGCAGGAAGGCATTGCTGAGCCAATCATTAAAGACTGCGAGTCTATTATGCTCTCAGAAGTCTCGGAGCTTCAGGTTCAGCTAAATGCTCTCCAGTACAAACACGTGGCTCTCATGGATACTTTGAGACGTCTAGAGGTATCTTTCTTAGCCTCGATCACTGCTGGTTGGATGACTAGATCCATTTTATCTTACTGTACTTTCTGAAAGTGGAAGTAGGATGGTCATATCCTGCTTCTATTTTTAAAAAAACTGTATTTCTGTGGGAGTGAAGACAACACAACTTCAAGTATAATTTTACAAGTGTTCTGCATTTAGCCTCCAAGTTACCAATGAAGCAGCGACAATACAGttcaaaatagaaaatgaagagCATCATACCCTGATTGTGGCATCTTATCTGGTTCACAAATTATTTGAGATCTCTTCCGAGTCTCCTTAACTACTAGTATCTTTACTTGTAGACCACGTATGAATGTGATTATGATTCACTTAGGCCTGATTGCATTAAACAGTAAATTGGATATTAAAGGTTTTTACAGCAATTCTCATTATGTTGGTTTTTTACGAGGTTAATTCACTTTTCAAATGTCATTTAATTGTGAAATGTCTTGAAAACTGGTTTTAGATTTACCATGAATTCATAAATCATAATCCTGCATCACCACTAACGTCATTTTCTCACCTTTTCTGGATTTCAGAGCGAGAAGATAGAGTTGGAGACAACTGTTGTAGATGAAACAAAGAGAAGGGATTCGTGTTGCGGACAAGCAAACAGAAGATTCAGTGGTCAGTGGCACTTATGTGTATTACGTATACATTATTCAATATGGGTGTTAGGACCAGCAACAATAAACAAGAAAAATGTTGTAGAAGATGTAATTTAATTGCTTAAACATGCCTCTTGGTAATGACATTTTAGTTTCTCATGAAACCGATACTTAAGTACCCTTTTTAATTGGCAGACTTCTATTCCATCATGTCTGAAGGTAGTGGAAGTGATTTTGAACCGGAGAATGAAAGTCGGGATGGTGGGGACGCTGAAACAGATGAAGATGATGGAGCATATTTTGATACAAACGATTACTTATCTTCTGAATTTTTGAGAAGTGCTTCTTGTCGTGGAAGAGAATCCTTTGCAGATGCTTGTAGTTCACTGGGACAGGATTGCTCACAGGAGCTTCAGATGGGTTTTAGACTAGTGGAGTACCCATATATCAAAAGAAGGGATAGTTTACCTGAgccgaaagaaaaagaaaagcctATTGGCTTGTGGTCAATCATCAAAGATAATATTGGCAAGGACCTCTCTGGGGTTTGCCTACCTGTTTACTTCAACGAGCCTTTATCTTCGCTGCAGAAATGCTTTGAGGACTTGGAATATTCACACTTGGTTGATAGAGCACTCGAATGGGGAAAGTTGGTAAGATTCTGTgtaaacttttataatttttttctttttcgtttgtgAGCGTTATTGGGAAACATCTTAGCTAATTGATTAGTTGCTATCCAACCCCTGAAAATTCAAGCCTGTAAAAGACTTTATTTTGCAACTTCAAAAATGCTCATATTTCAATCTAGTAAATTAATGATACCATATTGCCAGCGCTTAGTGAATTTTGCTACCCCAAAATATATCCCCTAGCACCCTTCGTGGATACTGCAACAGTTTTTCATTGTTGCACAGAGGAAGGAAGGAGATGATATTGTCTTTAGTTATCTAGTATGTTTCTGTGTAATGGCTTGAGCTCTAAACTAAGCCAACGGTTTTACCAATTGCAGGGGAATAATTTGATGAGAATTTTACACGTAGCAGCCTTTGCAGTATCCGGCTATGCTTCAACGGAAGGTCGACAATGTAAGCCTTTTAATCCCCTGCTTGGGGAAACCTATGAAGCTGACTACCCTGATAAAGGCCTCCGTTTTTTCTCTGAAAAGGTATGTATCAAGTTATCTCTCCTTCTCTCTCCTATTTACAGAATTGTACAGTTTAGTGCATTTTACAGCTtattttcatgtaatatttgacatGTAAGACTAGCCATTTACCCATAAACCctataattaaataaaaaatacaTAATGATGTAGGTGGTGTCACATGTTAGACCGTCTCTTATAAAACTTTGTGACCATTTATTTATTTTGTGTTCAATGATTTCAGTCCTTTACTTCTTGTGACATAGGTTTTGTGCTCTTATGCTCTAAACTAGTATTACTGAGAATCAACTACTCTATAGCTTGAATACTAACTAGAAACCCGCAAACTTTAGGTCAGTCACCATCCGATGGTAGTTGCTTGTCACTGTGAGGGCAGGGGATGGAAATTCTGGGCTGATTCTAATCTCAAGGGCAAATTTTGGGGACGCTCCATCCAGCTAGATCCCGTTGGTGCTCTTACTCTTCAGTTTGAAGATGGTGAATCATTTCAGTGGAGCAAGGTGACCACTTCCTTATACAACATCATTATTGGTAAAATCTACTGTGATCATTATGGCACCATGCGCATCAAAGGAAGTGGCAACTATTCCTGCAAGCTGAAATTCAAAGAGCAGTCCATTATAGAACAGAACCCACATCAGGTGATCTTTCTGTTTTAGCTTTGAAGTTTTACTGTAATTCTCCCGacattgttttaatttttttttcttatgtgTTGTAGTAAATAGTTCCTTGAAATCTGTGTCTGATAGAAACCCAGCTTGAGGGCTTCATAAGAGCATTTTTATTCAAAACTCTCCTTTAATAGCACTCTTTTGTGCTCGATAATTGAACTTCTGGCAATTAATACGAGGAAAGAATCTTTTTGACCAGAAATGGGAAATAGTTTCAAAAGATTGCCGCGACGAGAGACCATCTCTCAAAGaaactctgttttttttttttttcaatggtTGCTTGACAGTTGAAACCTGTAATCATGACCTCTTTGGAGTTGATCTAGATCTCTTCTTGgatgttttggatttttttttttcttctaagAGCTTGTTATTTAGTTTACTCAGTTGAACAATTAGTATGGTGTGTCACCCACCAGATGCTAAAAATATATTCCAATTGATGCTTGTAGGTTCATGGTTTTGTAGAAGACAACAGGACTGGTGAAAAAGTTGCCATGTTAATAGGAAAGTGGGATGAGGCAATGTATTATGTGCTAGGTGACCCGACCACCAAGCCAAAGGGGTACGATCCAATGACAGAAGCCGTTTTGTTGTGGGAGAGAGATAAATCTGCCACCAAGACTCGATACAACCTCACCCCTTTTGCAATATCTTTGAATGAACTGACTCCGGGATTGAATGAGAAGCTTCCACCAACAGACTCAAGGCTTAGGCCGGATCAAAGACACTTGGAAAATGGCGAATATGAACTAGCAAATGCAGAGAAACTCAGGCTTGAACAGCGACAAAGACAGGTACGAATTCAATATTAGAACACCAAGCAATGTCCTTATAGTCAGTGAACTAAGAAGGCTGATTGCTCTGTGTAATGTGAATATGTGAATGCTTGGGGATGCGTTCGCAAAATATAACTCTGCAAAGTCATGTCTTGGTTCACTTATTTTGTGATCTAAATATAGATGTGCTTTGGGAGGCCGCTCGTATTAGACATTTAGTATGATTTGAATTGTCTTTAAACCTTATTTATCAACTATTTATTTTACTTTAAACTAAATATTTTAAGTTTCGGACATGTCCGCAAGTTTATAactatattttgtttttgtgacaTGTCCGCATCCCTTTCCTCAGTTTAGGACTCTTGAATAGTACGTGTCTGACACCTGTAACTGAGCCTGGGTAACATTAAGTCATGCCCTCCATCAGCTATGAACTTCTATATCCACGTTTTTTTTTTGGCGAGTTTAACCCAAGGGAAAGTAACATTGCTATTTTCTGCTAGCCTAGAGATGCTGAGTAACTTGGTAATGTTTAATGACTGGAGATCCTGAGCAAACTAGTAATTGTTTGATACCCTGCAGGCCAGGAGAATACAAGAGAGTGGATGGAAACCACAATGGTTCCAAAAAGACGAGGATGATTGTTATCGTTATATTGGCGGTTACTGGGAAGCGAGAGAAAAGGGGAATTGGAGAGGAATTAATGATATATTTGGACAAAGGAGTGATAATATATCCAGTATACCAGAAGAATGACAGAATGACTTATTTCTCCAGCATGAACTGATCATACATACTCCTTTCAGAAAACTCCATTTCCGTGTACCATTGTATTATTGTGCAGGCTGTGGGTTATCGAGGAATATTTCAGCCCACATGTAACGGGTCTTTATTAGACACAGTAAGTTACTTCATGTATTTTCCAGTAAAACACCGTTATTTAAGTTCTCGATTCCTGGCTGTGATCAGTATCATTCTGGATGTTAAGCTTGTCATTATTGGTTATGTCCGCTTTGTTAAGACTACTTAGAGTTAAAACAGCTCGACCAAATCCATGCATATCTCTAATTTTCAAATGGTCTTGAACAATGGAGACCAGTTCGGAAGCTATCTAAGGTGGGATGAATATCGCAGTCGAAGAAGTAAACCCAAGATGGATTAACAACGGATTTTGCTCCATGTAATAAACAAAAAATGCTCAGGAATTCATGATTAATTCGAAACTAGTTTGAAAACAACGGGATTTGAGTTTGAAAGTGATCCCAGTAAGTCGCGAGTGTCTTGACTTTTACTAGCCTCCTCGTTCCATCACTGCGTGGTTGTGCTTGCCGCCTAAGTTCAATGTTATGACAAACGGattaaattaattcattcatatTTTCCAATAGATATCGAGAAGTCTAATACTCCGTATTGTAGTCATAGAACAGTGAACACATTATAATCACACAAGTCCGAACACATTATAATCACACATGAAGATTTAatattcacaaattctcatttaaaacgGATACTATCCGTCTTAAGACAGGTCAAATAAATACCAAATCATATGGCAATTTGCCTACAAAATGCCAAAATTTTTGTTTTACTTAGAAATGATGCCCAAATTGGGTATAACTATCTATTACAAAAACACTACTTCACGACCTCAACAGTTAGGGATGGGTTACATTATCCCGAGTCATATGACTTGATTATTGATACCCATATGTCTTTTGCATGGAACCGGTCATTATATTATGAATATTAATTTGTACAATATATATTTTCCTGTAAATATCAGTTGTTTCAGCTGATAAAGTCATAAAAAGAGGTATTTATGACGTGGATTTAAATTCCGTCGCGTCACATTTGTCTTCCTAGCTCCCTTCACACGAACAAAAAACATTTTCCTCATTTTagtagaacaaaaaaaaaaacattttcctCATTTCAATACTCATTTTACTATTTCGACGGATTTGGAAATCAGtccgtctcattgaagacggccactatccgtcacaagctgaagacggatagtgactCTCTCATAAAATACaagtggatagtgcaagtggagatattcagcttgtgacggatagtgtccgtcttcaatgaaatTTTGTTTGGAAATTACATACATAACTAACATAACCCAAGTCCATCAAAGATTACAAAATGTCACACTTATTCAAGCCCATATTAAGTCGATATATGGGCCCAAATTATCTCCTTTCAGTCTTCACATTCTCAATCACACGACCAAAATTAACCACTGTAGTCTGTAGTGCAGTAAAATTGACTCCAAAAATCAGTTCTTTCACCCTCAAAGGTAAACTTTTTTCCCATATCTTCCTTAATTTTACATCTAATTAATGTCTATGGGACTGAGGTGTTGCTTGTGTCAGTGTGTgttcgtattttaatcaaagttaaacaaatgattgaaacgATTATATATATTTGTAGAATCATGTAATCCTATATAATTGTGCTTGTAATTTGAAATACAATGGTTGAAATTGTTTTTACAGTTACAAATTAATCCAACAAGGAATGTTAATCAATGCTTTAGCAATACTATGAGGTTACATCATTGCCCAAAAGCTACAATTTTTGGAGCTTCTAAACATGAGTTTCTTTCTAGAGGTTTTATGAATGCTACCCAGGTTTTGTTCTTCCTCAATTTGCTTATGATGAATTTTGTTAGTTGGGAATATTTCATTATCTGAATTTCTTGTGAAATTATCGTTCGTcccagtcaattgtttacatttttgaTAATGTAAACATGAGTTTCTTTctaaccaaaggacaacaattgaccgggacggagggagtatctgATTTGAGGTCTGGCTGATATCGATGATGAAATGATTTGGGCTCCGTTGATTTATGTTTTAAGCATAAATGCCATGATAATATGATTTGAGGTCTTGCTAATGTCGATGTTGAAATGATTTGGGGTCAGTTGATAAATGGAATGTTGATTTTACTTCTATATTTCTAATTGTAGTGGAAACATGTTTGGTTTAGGAAGTATTCTGTACATATGTCAGTATGTCTAAATGAATATTTTTTTTGCTCTTTCTACTAGTTTTTTGCTTGGTGAAAAAATCGGTGTGAGAATTATGGACTGTGATTGTGAGTTACTTGTATTATTTTGTGAAATCTTAGGATGTTTCACAACGGAAGCAATGCAGTGAGGATTTAATATCAAAACTGTTAGACAGAAGATGGGCATTAGAAAAGCCAGATACCAAAGTTCACCAAGTCATGTATCCAATGAAGCAGTCTCAGATGAAGAGCGGGGTTTTCAGTGATGTGAATTTCTCAATTAATGCACATCCAAAGTTGGGTGAAGCTTGTATGGATGAAAGCTACAAATGTCCTTCATTTTACGTAGTGAGGGATGATCTGCTACATCCATTGGCAAATGGAAATAAAGCTCGGAAATTAGATGCTCTACTTCCtatgattgaagatttctcaggAACTGATGTGGTGAGGTCACTGCTTTCCATGTTAAGTTTAAATCGCTAGTGAAACTTATTTCGAAAGCCATGAGCAATTTAGCTTCCATGTGCTACTGTCCTACTGATCTCATTACCCCGTCCATAGCTCTATGTGAAATGAAATCTTAGA from Silene latifolia isolate original U9 population chromosome 2, ASM4854445v1, whole genome shotgun sequence encodes the following:
- the LOC141644366 gene encoding oxysterol-binding protein-related protein 1D isoform X1, which codes for MNPLCCIAPVSVDRDATPPTAAPGANVVGKSAELGFPTNNVGVNLSYSRHSYSAQVSSISSSSIDQLNHHHEAEDVIAATTASAAAMSLSKKRSNSNGSNAATAEAAAVAGIVYKWVNYGKGWKSRWFVLEDGVLSYYKLHGPDKIVISNGGGESVNGVVKIIGDDSVKYIRKYIWGKNSSNFNNFNYNYNSNGSNNGSFSKYNYGYNSNNNVNGRISSTNLSAKQQWKPFGEVHLKVSSVRASKSDDKRLSIFTGTKTLHLRCVSKEDRAAWIEALLAAKDLFPRALSNNEFAPKDIVVSTEQLRRRMLQEGIAEPIIKDCESIMLSEVSELQVQLNALQYKHVALMDTLRRLESEKIELETTVVDETKRRDSCCGQANRRFSDFYSIMSEGSGSDFEPENESRDGGDAETDEDDGAYFDTNDYLSSEFLRSASCRGRESFADACSSLGQDCSQELQMGFRLVEYPYIKRRDSLPEPKEKEKPIGLWSIIKDNIGKDLSGVCLPVYFNEPLSSLQKCFEDLEYSHLVDRALEWGKLGNNLMRILHVAAFAVSGYASTEGRQCKPFNPLLGETYEADYPDKGLRFFSEKVSHHPMVVACHCEGRGWKFWADSNLKGKFWGRSIQLDPVGALTLQFEDGESFQWSKVTTSLYNIIIGKIYCDHYGTMRIKGSGNYSCKLKFKEQSIIEQNPHQVHGFVEDNRTGEKVAMLIGKWDEAMYYVLGDPTTKPKGYDPMTEAVLLWERDKSATKTRYNLTPFAISLNELTPGLNEKLPPTDSRLRPDQRHLENGEYELANAEKLRLEQRQRQARRIQESGWKPQWFQKDEDDCYRYIGGYWEAREKGNWRGINDIFGQRSDNISSIPEE
- the LOC141644366 gene encoding oxysterol-binding protein-related protein 1D isoform X2 — protein: MNPLCCIAPVSVDRDATPPTAAPGANVVGKSAELGFPTNNVGVNLSYSRHSYSAQVSSISSSSIDQLNHHHEAEDVIAATTASAAAMSLSKKRSNSNGSNAATAEAAAVAGIVYKWVNYGKGWKSRWFVLEDGVLSYYKLHGPDKIVISNGGGESVNGVVKIIGDDSVKYIRKYIWGKNSSNFNNFNYNYNSNGSNNGSFSKYNYGYNSNNNVNGRISSTNLSAKQQWKPFGEVHLKVSSVRASKSDDKRLSIFTGTKTLHLRCVSKEDRAAWIEALLAAKDLFPRALSNNEFAPKDIVVSTEQLRRRMLQEGIAEPIIKDCESIMLSEVSELQVQLNALQYKHVALMDTLRRLESEKIELETTVVDETKRRDSCCGQANRRFSGSGSDFEPENESRDGGDAETDEDDGAYFDTNDYLSSEFLRSASCRGRESFADACSSLGQDCSQELQMGFRLVEYPYIKRRDSLPEPKEKEKPIGLWSIIKDNIGKDLSGVCLPVYFNEPLSSLQKCFEDLEYSHLVDRALEWGKLGNNLMRILHVAAFAVSGYASTEGRQCKPFNPLLGETYEADYPDKGLRFFSEKVSHHPMVVACHCEGRGWKFWADSNLKGKFWGRSIQLDPVGALTLQFEDGESFQWSKVTTSLYNIIIGKIYCDHYGTMRIKGSGNYSCKLKFKEQSIIEQNPHQVHGFVEDNRTGEKVAMLIGKWDEAMYYVLGDPTTKPKGYDPMTEAVLLWERDKSATKTRYNLTPFAISLNELTPGLNEKLPPTDSRLRPDQRHLENGEYELANAEKLRLEQRQRQARRIQESGWKPQWFQKDEDDCYRYIGGYWEAREKGNWRGINDIFGQRSDNISSIPEE